From the genome of Nicotiana sylvestris chromosome 1, ASM39365v2, whole genome shotgun sequence:
TAGCTTTGATTTACTctgtatttgtaataagaaatttattaagtatatataaattattaattaaaaaattgaatCAAACATCACATTTTTAGTATGTGCCTGCTTTAAGAAAGTGAAATTTGATTCATGTGGATATAACCACAAATTATGCCTACTCTTATATATTGTGGTCTTATGAAACAACTTGGTTGATACTCATGTGACTATTTTCTGTGGCCaagaatttttctttttgctaTTAACTTTTATGTGTGATAATGACTTCTTTAAATTAAATTCCCTATTCCTTTTCCTTTAATTATTTGGATTCCTCATGCATATTACATATATCAAACTTTACAAATTGTCAACTTCTTTTCTCATAATATTATACTCATCTCAATCCTTTGTTGCTCCTATTATTTCAATAAAATTGCCTTTTTTCACtaattatttatttgcttttaTTGCAGTTATCTTCTCAGGGACCCACACATGATGAAATTGATTTTGAATTCTTGGGAAATGTTACTGGTGAACCTTATATTCTCCACACAAATATTTATGCTCAAGGCAAAGGAAACAAAGAGCAGCAATTCTACCTTTGGTTTGATCCTACCAAGAATTTCCACACCTACTCAATCATATGGAAACCCCAACATATTATGTAAGCAAACCTCAACATTATTTATTTCTACATATTATACTAAACaattaacaaattaaaagaatttaaaaatcagtgtatgatatttttagactgtCAGATTAAGCTAGCGTTTGGACAAAGATTTggttgaaatttaaaaaaataatttttggaagttaAAAGTTGTATTTGGATATGTATTTATTTGGGAAAAAATTGAAGTTTTATGAGCGGAACAaaaaatttcacccaaaaactATTCTAAACCAATTTTTGAAAACTTGAAAATTTTTGAACTTCAAAAACTGACTATATTTCATGaagaaataatattttcaatttttaCCTATGGACATACGGGAGCTAAGTTGATTTCTAACAACAGGTAGCAAGGCGTGAAGTAGTAACTAGAAAAATATATCAAAGAATATATTATAACATGTTAAATTAGATTGATAGTGTCAAAAAATATACCTAGACGACAAGGATTGATTGCTATTCATATTTATCATTGCGGGAAATCTGTCTTACTCGGGCTCTCTCAAATACTGCCGTATGCATGTCGTATCCTTCATAAATGTACTATTTTTAAGAATTCGACACATCCCGATGATTATTTTTACGATTCCGAGCAACATAGCCTAAGTAAAAGATTTCCCTTGATGTAGTATAACATTTTCTCATATTTACTTTTTTATGTATTTTCAGTTTcttggtcgacaacacaccgataagagtTTACAAGAATGCTGAATCAATTGGTGTGCCATTTCCAAAGAATCAGCCTATGAGAATTTACTCTAGCCTTTGGAATGCAGATGATTGGGCCACAAGAGGAGGCCTAGTGAAAACTGATTGGTCTAAAGCACCATTTACAGCCTACTATAGAAACTTCAATTCTCAAACTTTTAGCAGTTCACAATTTTCAAATGAAAAATGGCAAAATCAAGAACTTGATGCTAATGGCAGAAGAAGACTCAGATGGGTTCAAAGGAATTTCATGATTTACAATTATTGTACTGATTTTAAGAGATTTCCTCAGGGTTTTCCTCCAGAATGCAAAAGATTTTGAGGGACTATAGTTGGTTTTTGTGAAATTCTTTAATGTGTTTATGGTTTTATTTTGATAGATTGTAGCAACCAAATAAATGTATTTTTCTCGTTTTATTTTGTATCTTATTGGAAGCTTGTAGTTCATTTTGTATCTATTGTTTGATATCCTTTCTGGTACTTTTAAAGTTTAAGTTACATACAATCGTCCGATGTAAAGAATATTTTACATTCATGTCATCCAATGGATATCTACTCTTAAATCTACCTATATTATGAAAtttgtaattttaaaaataaaacagatTACATATTGCACTAGATAAATATGATTTATTGgtgtaattttcttttctttatctcaATCTTGATAGCAGTGAGGGAGCCACATGCACCCGGAGGACACCCCTTCGTCAGAAAATTACATTGTTAAGCTcggtaatttttaaaagaaaaatatgtaTAAATACTATATAATGACACCTCTTGACTTTTTGGTGAGtttgtttttttatattttgactcCCTTTAATGAAAATTCTGTCACCGTCACTGCTTGATAGTCTTTTGTTTTCTTAAATGATCTCGACTTCTCAATAATAATTGAATCCCAAATTACATCCTAGTTTTGAAATTAAACGAAGGAAAATTGTAACATAGGCTAGTCTACGCTCAACTAAGATTTACTTCAGCACTTTTTATAGCATAAGAATTTCAATTTCCAGTACTTTTCTAAATTGATGTATTCAACAGTGAGAAAAAACAAATAGAAACATGAAGTTAAAGAGGAATTTTTTAGACCAAAATGAGTTGGTAAGGTCCTAAAATTTGACGCCCTTTGCCATGGGAATCGAATCGTTGTTAGAAAAGATTTTATTCTCAACTCTAAAAGTCATTGCGATTACAAATATTTCAAAAGTTTAATTTATATACACGGGCACATATTATTTCGTTCGTTTCGTATTTTCCTTATTGTTACTATTTGATGCTATTTTTTCggctttctttttttctctcctctTTTCTTATTGTCTTTTGTTTCCctcttctctctttcttcttcttcttcctcctctttaCCTTTTCTTTAGTCGAGGGTCTACACTACTAGAATTTGGTCAAAAAGCGACCAAATATtggcgaccaaatttggtctgttaagaaaagcgaccaaagttggtcgccaaactatcgaaaataataataaaaatatttgaaataatttaGCGATCATAGTTAATCGCTATTTGGACGCAATTTAATCAAACtgttgactggactggtcagacttgcttggtcaaagataCACTGAgtttagcgaccaatgttggtcgcaaaAGTGGGACCcacacaattttttttaataattttattattattttataaaactaataaaatataaatatatataatttaaaact
Proteins encoded in this window:
- the LOC104216637 gene encoding xyloglucan endotransglucosylase protein 1; the encoded protein is MGSRIFLILALVFSSCMVSYGGNFFQEFDFTWGGNRAKIFNGGQLMSLSLDKVSGSGFQSKKEYLFGRIDMQIKLVAGNSAGTVTTYYLSSQGPTHDEIDFEFLGNVTGEPYILHTNIYAQGKGNKEQQFYLWFDPTKNFHTYSIIWKPQHIIFLVDNTPIRVYKNAESIGVPFPKNQPMRIYSSLWNADDWATRGGLVKTDWSKAPFTAYYRNFNSQTFSSSQFSNEKWQNQELDANGRRRLRWVQRNFMIYNYCTDFKRFPQGFPPECKRF